Genomic DNA from Alphaproteobacteria bacterium RIFCSPHIGHO2_01_FULL_41_14:
TAATTGGATTAATGAAAGATTATCTAATCGGTTTAATAAGATTGAAGTAACAGCCCCTGATGATCCAGATCTTTTAACTTATTCCTATTCAACCTACCTTGATCTCCAAAAAGATGGGGGTATTGTTATTACGGGTTCTTCAGAAGAGCAAAACCTTTCTGAAAAGAGAACCGGATTTGCAAAAAGTCTCAAAAAAACCAAAGACGATTTTTTTGTTGGTCTTAAAGCTGATGGAGAAGAAACCCTAACTCTTATTAAAAATCTGCAGTCGTTTTTAGACAGTAAGTTCGGGGCTGACGGCCCCTCTCTTTATCACGCTCAAGATAAAATACAAGAATTTATTAACTTTTTCGAACAGACGCTAGCCGCTCGGCATCAGCCTCAAGAAAATGTTTCAGTCAAACTCGAGGCAGGAGAAGAGGAAGAAAACGCCTCTTCCTCAGAAAACACGCCCCCTGCTGCCAATACAAATGTGCATGTGGACATGGTGATGAACAGCCGTTCTGATGCCTATGCTCTTATCAATCAGGCCGCAGATTATTTAGAAAAACTTGATCCCCACAGCCCATCACCCCATCTTATTAAACGCGCGATTCGATGGAGTAATTTAGACTTAAAGAACTTGCTGCAAGAAATGATTAAAGATCCAAGTTCCCTTGAAGACCTCAAACATCTTCTCGGCATGGCCCAGGAGACAAATACCTCCGAAACAGGTGACGCTCTCTCCGGCCCACAATCAACCGATCCCTCTTCTTAATCCTTTATGGCCCCAGCAGTTTTTAAGAACTTGGATATCTTTTCCTAGTTGCACTCTCTGCATGATCATCGTATGGTTATTTCAAATGTATATGGGTTAACATGATTTTTATTTGGAAAATTTTATTCTTCTTTTCTATCTTCTGTTTTTCTTTTACAGCTATTTGTAAAAAAGAAGAAAAAGTTGTTCATGTTTATTTCTGGGCTGGCACGATTGATGAAAGCACCATAAAAAAATTCGAAAAAGAAACCGGTATCAAGATTAAATGTGACTATTATGACGGCGATGAAATTCTAGAAACGAAACTCCTAACAGGAAGCTCCCTTTATGATGTGGTGATGCCTTCTGCTGTGCCTTATTACAGCCGTCAGGTACGGCTTGGATTATATCGTCCCTTAGATCGCTCACAATTACCTAACTGGAAAAATCTAGATCCGCATATTGTGAAACTACTAGAGACGGTGGACCCAGGTAACAAATATGGAGTCCCTTATAGCTGGGGCACCACGGGGTTTCTTTATAATCCAGACACCCTTAAAAAATACTTGCCTCCTGATACGCCTCTGGATACATATCGTATTATCCTCGATGAAACAATTATGAGAAAATTATCTAAGTGCGGTGTTGGATTGATTGATCAACCTCAAGATGCATTGGAAGCTTTTCTCGCTTACCTAAAAATTAAACCTAACTATAAGGACTTATCCCAAATAGACACCGTGAAAAAAGTTGTGGAGAGAATTCGTCCTTATATAAAGTTTTTCGCTATTAGTTCGGATAAAATGATCACAAACGCAGTGAGTGGGGAAGCATGCCTTGTTCAAACATGGTCGGCAGAGGCATTTCACGCTCAAAGACTCGCTGAGAAAATCAAAAAGAAATTATTGTTTGTGATTCCTCGTGAGCACAGAGGAGCTTGGTGTGATTTACTAGCGATTCCCAAAAATGCGCCACACCCAGAAAATGCGCATAAATTCATTGACTTTATGATGCGCCCTGACATTGCTGCTGTTAATTTAGAGAACACATTCATGACCATTGCCAATGTTCCAGCCCAAAAATTAATACCGGCTTACTTAAAGAACAGTAAGATTATTTTTCCACCCAAAGAAGTTCTAGACAATTTGAAACTAAGCGAAACACTACCCCTCAATTACGAAAGAAAAACAACCCGAATGTGGGCTCATATTAAAGCAAGACAATAGATAGGATTTTTCCATGAAAATAAAGATATTTTTTAACAGTGTCTTCCTGTTGATGTTAACTTCTTGTTCCTCTTTTAAAGAAAAAATTGGCATTACTCATTATGCCCCCAATGAATTTGAAACGGTTCAAAATGAGCCTCTTGAGATTCCTCCTTCCTTGAACATAGAAAACCCCGAAGAAGGACCATACAAAAGAAAAAAATCAACAGCAGAGAAAGCACGGGGTCTTCTGATACCGGCTTCTAAGGCCCTTCCCGCTTCTTCTTCTGATCACAAAGCCGAGCAAATTCTTTTAGAAAAAATTGGATCAGACAAAAGAAACCCCAACATTCGACGCGCCATTGATCGTGATAACCATGCTGAACCTACCATGCAAGAAAAGATCCAACGCACCCTGGTGTTCTGGAAAAAACCAGAAAAAGGCACGATTATTGATCCCCGTAAAGAACAAGAAAAATTAGAGACTGAATCATCAGTTGAGGACAAATAAATGTATTTTCATCAAGAGATTAAAGGTTGTCTCAGTAAAACCATACATACTGAAGGGTTATCTGAAAATTTTTTGAAAGAGTATCTTCCGACTTTAAAAAAAACTCTTCAAAAATTAAAGAAGGCTCATGAAGAAGAAACACTCCCCCTCCTTAGATTGCCCTATTTAAGAACTGACATTGCGGCGCTTCGGGATCTTGTCTTAGAAATCCAAGATGATTTTACCGATACCGTTATTTTGGGTACAGGTGGATCGAGTTTGGGGGGGCAGGCTTTTTATGCTCTTGCCCATCGAGAAACATCGCATCGCCTCCATTTCATGGATAACATTGATCCACACACCTTTCAGTCCCTTTTCAAACAGCTTAGCTTTAAAAGCACCTTGTTTGTTGTGATTTCAAAATCTGGGAATACTGCTGAAACTCTTGTTCAGTTTATGACGTGTCTTCAAAAAGTACAAAAAGAGGTGGGCACGGATTCTGTGAGGGATCATTTCATCATCATCACGGAACCAAAACCATCTCCCCTCAGACAGCTTGCAGACTTTTACCATATTTCTCTTTTAGACCATGATCCTAAGATAGGGGGTCGTTTTTCTGCCCTGTCTATTGTTGGTCTGTTTCCTGCCATGATTGCGGGCGTTGATCCGGTCCTTATTAGGGAAGGGGCTGCCCGAGTATTTGATCGTCTTTTGTCTTTAGATGATCCTTCTAACTTTGGCCCGGCAGTAGGGGCTGCCCTCTCTCATGCTTTAGAAGTCAAAAAAGGAAAAACCATTTCTGTCCTGACTCCTTATGTGGATGATCTTCATTATTTTAGCCTATGGTATCGTCAACTGTGGGCAGAAAGTCTAGGGAAGAAAGGCCATGGAACAACACCCGTGAGTGGGCTAGGCACCGTCGACCAACACAGTCAATTACAGCTCTACTTAGACGGCCCCTCCGATAAATTCCATACAATCATTGTTTCTTCTATGGAGAATAAAGGGGAGTCCATTTCAGAAAACTTTTCTAAAATATCTGCTGATCTTAAATGTTTTTCATTCTCTACCATGGGAGATTTAATGGAAGCTGAGCAACGCGCCACCATCGATACCCTTATTAAAAATCAGCGTCCTACCCGTGTTTTAGAAATTCCCATTCTTTCTCCTGATTTTATGGGAACCTTAATGATGCACTTTATTCTAGAAACTATTTTTATGGCCGATCTGTATGGAGTCGACCCCTTTGATCAACCTGCCGTTGAAGAAGGAAAAGTGCTCGCCAAAAAATACTTGGAAAAAACCATAAAAGAACGGTTGCATCCCTAATGGCCACAACGATCCAACGCCTCTCTTCTAACCTCATTAATCAAATTGCTGCCGGTGAAGTTATTGAACGTCCAGCGTCCGTGGTGAAAGAGCTGACAGAAAATGCCATTGACGCAGGCGCCACTCAGATTGATGTGGTTCTTCGTGATGGCGGAAAAAGCTATATATCTGTCACAGACAATGGGTCTGGGATGGGTCTTGAAGATTTGCGCCTTTCCATCGAACGTCATGCCACCTCCAAACTGCTTCATCAAGACCTTTTTAATATTGCAACGCTTGGATTCCGCGGCGAAGCCCTTCCTTCCATCGGGGCCATTAGCCGGTTGACTCTCACCAGCATGACTGCGGAGACAAATCAAGGATGGTCTCTATCCGTGGAAGGAGGCACAATCCAAGAGTGCACCCCAGTGGCTGCCCATCTGGGTACTAAGATCGAAGTCCGTGATTTGTTCTTTGCGGTCCCTGCACGCCTTAAGTTTTTAAAAACAACGCCTGTTGAAACTCAGCATATAGAAGATCGTCTTCAGCGATTGGCTCTGGCTTATCCAGACCGATCCTTTTCTCTGATGGCTGACCAAAAACTTATTTTTTCATACGCGGCTCAGCAAAAATCTCAAGAAGGATTGCTAGCACGCATCAGCCAAGTGATGGGACATAAATTTGAAAATGATGCCCTTGCTGTAGACGCTCATCGTGATCACTATCTTTTATCTGGATTTATCGGCCTCCCCACTCTGAACCGCACCAATACCCAATTTCAGTTTTTATTTGTGAACGGACGCCCCGTAAAAGACAAACTCTTTTCCGTCTCTATCCGGGCCGCCTATCAAGATTTTTTAGCTCATGATCGCCACCCTCTCTTATGTCTTTACCTCACCGTCCCTTCTCGTTCTGTTGATGTGAATGTGCATCCTGCCAAAACAGAAGTACGCTTTGAAGATACCCAATTTGTCCGCAGCTTTCTTATCAGCACGTTAAAACAAGCCTTATCAGGAATGCAGCATCGATCCGCCACAAGTGTGGCCGACGACGCACTTAGTTCTTTTCGACCCAAAGAAGTTTTTCAACAACCTTTGTTAGGATCCTCATCTCCTTCTTCCTATGGCCCGTCTTTTTTTCAGCCCATGAAAAAACAGACTATGGCCTTTACATCGTATCAGCCTGTTTCCAGTAGCATTATGGAATCTGTTGCTGTCATGGATGCTCCCTCCGTTGATCCAACCCACTTTCCCTTAGGCGCTGCCTGTGCCCAGTTGCATGAAAATTATATTGTGGCCCAAACCCAAGATGGATTGGTGATTGTCGATCAGCATGCGGCCCATGAACGCATCGTGTATGAAAAATTAAAGCAGGACATGAGTCAGAATCAAGTAAAGCGCCAAATCCTACTCATCCCAGAAGTGGTAGAACTGACTAAGAAAGAATATGAGGCACTCATAAAAAACCAAGAAGATCTCGTTCAATTTGGGATTGTTCTTGAATCTTTCGGTACTAACTCTGTTCTCATCCGCGAGGTTCCCACTCTTTTGGGACAGACGGACATACGACCCCTGATCAAGGATTTATCGGAAGATCTCGCTTCAGAAGGAGAGGGCATGACAGTACAAAAAAAATTTCATGAGATTTGTTCTTCCCTTGCGTGCCACGGCAGCGTCCGTTCTGGCCGCCAATTGTCTTTGTCAGAAATGAACGACTTGCTGCGCCAGATGGAACAAACGCCCTATTCTGGCCAATGCAACCATGGCCGACCCACCCAAATTGAACTCAAGCTCAAAGATATTGAAAAACTTTTTGGTCGGCGCTAACGACTCTGTACACTCTATCTCTATTTGATAGGGGACCCTCTGAGTTAGAGCGCTCTTCTCGTGTAAAGAGGAGATGGGTTGTTGTCGGGAGCAGAAGTAAGGGAGGTGGACAACAGAGTGGCGAGTGCCATAAGAGTGATGGCAAGAGGCTTTGTGCAAATGTTTTTAAAGAAATGAATACGGCGTATCAGATTTTGACTCAAAATTCAATGAGATGTGACAAAAATATAACTCATATAATTCAGCTTCAAGCCACGGGCACCGCGTCTGCGAGAGCATCCAAACGCGTCAGAACAAAGTAAGTTCTCTGTGCCGCTTGAAAAGGTTCAGTAAATAGCCATTCGTAACTTGGATTCCCTTTTTCTATAGACATCCAAACGGAGTGATCTTCCCCTGGCTTGTATATTGTCACGTGATCTTTTATTGCTACTCCGTCTCCATCACCGAAGGACAGAAGAGGGGGATGGTCCTTCATTAAGCCCAAGAATTCCTCCGAATCTCCTTTTTCAGAAAGAGGAGAAAGATAAGGGTTTCGAAACATTTTAAAATCAAACTCGTCTTTCTCTGAGTTGAGATCTTTCTTCCTGAACTCATCAAAAGAAATAGAAATGCCTTCCAACATATGTTTTCGCATTTCTATGGTACCAACAAAGACAGACCTTGGTGGCAGAGCTTTTATCAAAATTCTTGCCATGCCAAACACAGGAGCATTCATCATAAAGCGCCTCTCAGGATTACGGCGTCGCATGACCTGAGCGCCAAAAGAATGAAGATCCATGGAAATTTGTGGAGGCCTCTTTTGAAAAGTGCTCTCTACAGAGTAGGAAATTCCCATATGGGAGGTTAATAGAGCTTCTTTAGATGATGCAATGGTAACAAACATCTTGATGCTCTGAGCAAAAGGAAATCCCTTTCCATTGGAATAATTTTTCATATAGTCCGGGATATGTTGAGGCGCTTCATCACTGGTGATGTAAGCCACCCATACCTCATTATGATTTAGAGAAATTTTGTCTGACTTACTGTCCTCTAACACCAATTCAAAATGATGGATTCCTGCCAGCGGAGGGAGTGGCGGAAGAACTTGGCCTGCTTCGTTTTTTCTTGTGGTTTTACGAGAGTCCTTTTCTGCAAATTGGTGCTGTATTCTTGCATATTGACACCATAAATCAAGATTTCTTCTTGTTACGCGCTCCATGACGAGGAACAAACCAGGATGTTTTGCCATGGGTGCCCAATAGAGTTCGTTGTCTACTTTATGAATACCAGGATAAAGATCTGCTCCAGGATCAGGAATTATGCTGGCCTGTACAAACGAACAAAAGCTAAGGAAAATAAATAATTTTTTAAGCACGTCACGATTTCCTGTTAAAGATCTTCTTTATACAAAATTTTAATCACTGTTGAAAGTAGTATTTTTTGCTCTTCAAGAAGATTTTAAAGTAGATTTTCTGGGGTGGTTTTGTATACACTGGTACCATTTGAAATCGGAAGCTTCATGATTCTTATGATTCCACATTACGCTCTTGACCATCATCATCGCCCGCTTACCTTTGGGGAAAAAATTGTTCATGGATTGGCAGTCTTTTTACGCATCTTGGCAGATCTCTTTTTCCGTGAGCGTTATGGCCATCGCGCCGTATTTATTGAAACCATTGCTGCCATTCCCGGCATGGTTGGCGGAGCGCTCTTACATTTTAGATGCCTTCGGAAAATAAAAGAGGATGAGGGGTGGATTAGACGTCTTTTAGAGGAGGCAGAAAACGAGCGTATGCACCTAATGGCCTTTATTCATATTGCCAAACCCACCTGGCTTGAACGGGTGTTGATTTATATGGTGCAGTTTCTCTTTATAGGTTCTTATTTCCTTTTGTATGTCCTATCCTCTCGGCTCGCCCACCGATTTGTAGGATATCTCGAAGAAGAAGCAATTCATAGCTATTCCCAGTATCTCAAAAAAGTTTTGATTGGTGCCATCGAGAATAGTCCCGCCCCTACTTTTGGCATCCAGTACTGGAACTTAAAAAAGAACGCTCGATTAAGCGATCTTATCATCTCTATTCGTGAAGATGAGAGAACTCACCGGGATGTGAATCATTATTTTTCTGATATTTTAAAAAAACAGTAGGGTATGCTACGGTCTGTCGAATGGAGTGAATCATGAGTTTATCCAAACTATGGGGATGCCTAACAGCGCTTTTTCTTTTTTTATCTCCTAACCCATCATTTCCTCTGGTTCAGATAAGTGTTGTTGAACCAAATTTAGAGATAACTTCTGTTCTGTCTTCCAAAAAACTTTTTTCTGTGCCTGCTCGAAAAGGAACGGTGGGAACGCTCCTGTTCTACGAAAAGAATGGAAAACTGTACATGCTTCTTGGCCGTGAGGATAAGGCAGGTACTTCCTCAAAGGCAGGTCAATATTGTGACCTTGGTGGTCGTTTAGAATTGGATGGCACTTCTGTCTTTGACAATTTGAAACGAGAATTGATGGAAGAAAGTGCAGGAGCATTTTATTTAACGCGCCAACATCTTTTATCCACCATCGTATTATACAAAGAAACGACTTCCCATCGCGATGTATATTATGTTCTCCGCCTTTTGCCTAAAACTGAATTTTTAAGTCAAAGAGACCTATACCGCAAACGAGAAGAGGCAAGAATTCAGGGAAAACCTCCATCGTACTTGGAAAAAGATAAGTTTTTATGGATAGAAGTAGAAAGTCTCCTAAAGGCTTTTCAAAAAACCCGCCGTTATTGGGTAACTGTTCGCGATATTCAAGGACAGACCCATCATATTCGGTTGAGAGAGTTTTTTGCAAACGATTGCCTATCCCACCCTGACTTTCAAAAAAGCATAGAGAAATTAAGACCGTCTTTGAAACAGGCTTATCAGTAACTTCAAAGCAGGATTTGTATCAATTTCATCTTTTTGTTGTGCCACCATCTCCCGCGCTAAAAAATAAGCCTCCTGCAGTAAATGCCCCTGGGTTTCAAGCGAGGCGATTTTAAAATCAGGCACCCCACTTTGTTTCGTTCCTAAAAGATCTCCCACTCCCCGTAATCTTAAATCTTCCTCGGCAATTAGGAATCCATCATCTGTGGCCCGCATGATTGCTAACCGTTTTTTGCCAATGGCAGAGAGTTGTTTCCCATAAAGCAAGAGACAGGTGGACGATTGATTCCCTCGTCCTACCCGACCTCTGAGCTGATGCAGTTGTGCCAATCCAAACCTCTCCGCATGCTCAATGATCATGATGGTAGCTTCCGGAATGTGGATGCCGACTTCGATCACCGTGGTGGACACCAAAACGGAACTGGGTCCATTTTTGAAATCTTGGATCGCTTTTTCTTTTTCTTCCGCAGACATACGTCCATGAATCCATGACACTTTGTCTGCCCCCAACAACCCTTTTAAAATTTCCAGACGTGCTTTGGTATGGCCCAAGTCTAACGCCTCTGATTCTTCAATTAAGGGGCAGACCCAATAAATCTTTTGTCCTTCTGAGACCGCTCTCTTCAGAGCTTCATGCACGTCTCTAAGACGCTCTAAGGACAGAACCTTCGTCTGAATGGGCAGTCTATTTTTGGGCTTTTCCTTTAAAAGAGAAATATCCAAATCACCGTAAAGCGTCAAAGCCAAAGAGCGGGGGATGGGTGTGGCTGACATAACAAGGACATTCACCCCTTCTCCTTTGTTGATAAGGCGCTGACGCTGCGCAACCCCAAATCGATGCTGCTCATCAATCACCACAAACCCCAAGCGATGAAAAACCATTTCCTCCTCAAGAAGGGTATGGGTCCCAATGGCAATCTGAATGGCGCCCGTCTCTAGGTCATGACGCAAAGATTCTTTTTCTTTTTTGGGAGCTCTTCCTAAAAATAATCCCAAAGTAACCCCTGTGCCCTTTAAAAAAGAACGAAGCGTTTCATAATGCTGCTGCGCCAAAATTTCTGTGGGTACCAATAAAGCGCACTGCCCCCCTGATTCCACCACTTGGAGCATAGCCAACAAGGCAACGATTGTTTTCCCACTTCCCACATCTCCTTGTAAAAGACGCATCATGGCAGTGGAATTTTTTAATTCCGCAGAAAGAGTTTTTAACACCTCTTCTTGATCATGGGTCAGCTGGAAAGGCAACCCTTGGTATACTTTTGAGGCTAGTTTCTTTGTTCCCTCAAACACTTGCCCTGGTTTCTTGAGGTAGGTCTTGCGAAATAAGGAAAGGCTAATCTGATAAGCCAACAACTCATCAAATGCCAACCGTTCACGATGTGGCGCACTGGGCAGCACATCGCTCTCTTCGGTGGGATGATGGCCTCTGAGCATTGCGTCTTTCCAAGCAGGCCATTGATGCTTGGTCAAAACAGAATCAGGTAACCACTCCGGTAAATCCGGCAATCGGCTGAGGGCACCCTTTAGAATTTTCCGATAACTGTTTTGAGAGATACCCGCCGTTAAGCTATAAATGGGAAACATGCCTTCCCACTCTGATCGCGCTTTTTTATCCCCCATATAGTCCGGATGAATGATCTGAAGACCTGCCGCCGTCCGATCCAATACCCCACAAATCAACCGAGATTCTCCCACAGGAAGTGCCTGCTGAAGGTAGGGTTTCTGGGCATGAAAAAAGACAAGAGATAACATCTGATTGTTTTGGTCACATAGGACACGGTACGGCTGCTGCCGTCTTTGAGGCGTCATATGGGCGACCACCCTTACTTCACAAGAGACGAGCCCTTTAGAGGGAGCATGGGTAAGGGTCTCATAAAATACTCTTGTTTCTAAATGGGTAGGAAAGGACCATAAAAGATCTAGAATCCGAGGCGTGCCAAATTTTTGCAATCGACTGGCGGTTTTTACTCCCACAAAAGGAAGACCTTCTACGGAGGCAAATAAGGGAGATAAAATTAAAGGACGCATTTCTCTATTTGTAAAAGTGTTCTCACAGAATAACAAGCCCCAGAAATAAGAAACCCGCCGTTCGGCGGGTTTCTCGTTTAGAATCCTTCGCGTTCCATGCGCTTTCTCAGAAGCTTTCGAAAACGGCGGCCTGCCTCCGCTTTCTCCCGCACCCGGCGTTCTGAAGGCTTTTCAAAACTACGGCGCATTTTCATCTCACGGAAAACACCTTCGCGTTGAAGTTTCTTCTTCAGAACACGCATAGCTTGTTCTAAATTGTTTTCATGAACAATAACTCGCAAAAAAATCACTTCCTTTCTGGTTAGTGTGCTCTATATATAGCGATCTTTGATGAAAATTTCAAATAAAACGAAAGCCTGAAGAGAAATGAATATCCTCAGGCTTCTAAAACTTTATTAGAGATTATTTAGGTTTTGCAATAATGGCTTTCCTGGCCGGAAAGAAGGCACATGGCGCGAATCTACATGAATGGAACTTCCATCCCTCGGATCAATCCCGACGCGCTCTTTTCTCTTCTTCACAGAAAAGGCCCCAAAA
This window encodes:
- a CDS encoding DNA mismatch repair protein MutL, which codes for MATTIQRLSSNLINQIAAGEVIERPASVVKELTENAIDAGATQIDVVLRDGGKSYISVTDNGSGMGLEDLRLSIERHATSKLLHQDLFNIATLGFRGEALPSIGAISRLTLTSMTAETNQGWSLSVEGGTIQECTPVAAHLGTKIEVRDLFFAVPARLKFLKTTPVETQHIEDRLQRLALAYPDRSFSLMADQKLIFSYAAQQKSQEGLLARISQVMGHKFENDALAVDAHRDHYLLSGFIGLPTLNRTNTQFQFLFVNGRPVKDKLFSVSIRAAYQDFLAHDRHPLLCLYLTVPSRSVDVNVHPAKTEVRFEDTQFVRSFLISTLKQALSGMQHRSATSVADDALSSFRPKEVFQQPLLGSSSPSSYGPSFFQPMKKQTMAFTSYQPVSSSIMESVAVMDAPSVDPTHFPLGAACAQLHENYIVAQTQDGLVIVDQHAAHERIVYEKLKQDMSQNQVKRQILLIPEVVELTKKEYEALIKNQEDLVQFGIVLESFGTNSVLIREVPTLLGQTDIRPLIKDLSEDLASEGEGMTVQKKFHEICSSLACHGSVRSGRQLSLSEMNDLLRQMEQTPYSGQCNHGRPTQIELKLKDIEKLFGRR
- a CDS encoding oxidase, giving the protein MIPHYALDHHHRPLTFGEKIVHGLAVFLRILADLFFRERYGHRAVFIETIAAIPGMVGGALLHFRCLRKIKEDEGWIRRLLEEAENERMHLMAFIHIAKPTWLERVLIYMVQFLFIGSYFLLYVLSSRLAHRFVGYLEEEAIHSYSQYLKKVLIGAIENSPAPTFGIQYWNLKKNARLSDLIISIREDERTHRDVNHYFSDILKKQ
- a CDS encoding ATP-dependent DNA helicase RecG, which codes for MRPLILSPLFASVEGLPFVGVKTASRLQKFGTPRILDLLWSFPTHLETRVFYETLTHAPSKGLVSCEVRVVAHMTPQRRQQPYRVLCDQNNQMLSLVFFHAQKPYLQQALPVGESRLICGVLDRTAAGLQIIHPDYMGDKKARSEWEGMFPIYSLTAGISQNSYRKILKGALSRLPDLPEWLPDSVLTKHQWPAWKDAMLRGHHPTEESDVLPSAPHRERLAFDELLAYQISLSLFRKTYLKKPGQVFEGTKKLASKVYQGLPFQLTHDQEEVLKTLSAELKNSTAMMRLLQGDVGSGKTIVALLAMLQVVESGGQCALLVPTEILAQQHYETLRSFLKGTGVTLGLFLGRAPKKEKESLRHDLETGAIQIAIGTHTLLEEEMVFHRLGFVVIDEQHRFGVAQRQRLINKGEGVNVLVMSATPIPRSLALTLYGDLDISLLKEKPKNRLPIQTKVLSLERLRDVHEALKRAVSEGQKIYWVCPLIEESEALDLGHTKARLEILKGLLGADKVSWIHGRMSAEEKEKAIQDFKNGPSSVLVSTTVIEVGIHIPEATIMIIEHAERFGLAQLHQLRGRVGRGNQSSTCLLLYGKQLSAIGKKRLAIMRATDDGFLIAEEDLRLRGVGDLLGTKQSGVPDFKIASLETQGHLLQEAYFLAREMVAQQKDEIDTNPALKLLISLFQRRS
- a CDS encoding 30S ribosomal protein S21 translates to MRVIVHENNLEQAMRVLKKKLQREGVFREMKMRRSFEKPSERRVREKAEAGRRFRKLLRKRMEREGF
- a CDS encoding integration host factor subunit beta; translation: MTRSELAVRLTERMPHSSPREIEKIVAVIFEEISHALEKGKRVELRGFGAFSVKKRKERVGIDPRDGSSIHVDSRHVPSFRPGKPLLQNLNNL